The Meles meles chromosome 6, mMelMel3.1 paternal haplotype, whole genome shotgun sequence DNA segment AAGCAAGGGCTCTGGATTTTCCTCTTCAGACTGAGGCCAAGGATACAGGCTTCCATGGGCCCCAGGAGGCCTTGTCCAGCTCCGGACAGATAACTTCCTGGGCTAACGTGGCTGTTTGCATGcccaagcaggcttcccgtgCCCCAGAGCCTGGGGAGGTGGAGGGTCTGGTGCCCACTGGACACCTGTTCACAGTCCCAACTGTCCTCCCGTCCCCCAGCCTGTGTTCCTGAATGCTTCTTGGGCCCCGGGGGTGTCCTGGCTCCTTTTCCAGAACCTTCAGACACCAACCCCGCTTAACCTGGAGTCGGACGAGGGTTGTGGGTCATCAGCTCCCTGTTCTTGGGCTGGGGTGGTGCGGACGGGTGTGGAGAAGCGCCTGGAGAACCATTTCAGGATGTTATCAGCAGGCATTTGAGGCATGCAGCCGGCCTGCACTAGCAGCCACCCCCAGTGGTCGGTTTGGGGCTGGGCGGAGGCGGCCTGCACACACAGCCCGGCATGGGTGCCCAAACGGGCTCAGGGACATGCTGCGGAAGTGCGGTGGAGGGAGGAGACCGTGCATGTCCTTCCGCTGCCTGCCCCCGCTCCTCCCCCCAGATCTGGAACGACTACAAGCTGAAGTGGAACCCCTCTGACTACGATGGCGCAGAGTTCATGCGCGTCCCCGCGCAGAAGATCTGGAAGCCGGACATCGTGCTCTACAACAAGTAAGCACAGGGCGGCCGTGTGCCCGAGCCTGGGCCCTGCCCAGACTGTGTCCAGGGGGCTTCGCAGATGGGAGAACTCCACAGGGATTTACCGAGCGCCTGCAGTATGCCCGGTGCTGACCCCAGCCCGTTACTGCACCCCAGGGGTGCAGGAATCACCCGTGACCTCGAGGTGTGCAGCTGCCCACCGGAGAGGCAGCCAGGGAGGGGACGTGGCCACCGAGGCCCTTGCTAGGACAGAACCTTCCAAAGGTCAGGACCCAGGGGAGCTTCACCATCTCCCCTGACTCCGGGCCCCCGGTTCTCCACCTGCCCCTCGTGGCACCTCCAAAACCAGCCTCTTTCCCCAAACCTGACGCTTCCCGCAGCGAAGCTCTGTTACTGGGCAAACGTATGGGCTCCCGCAGTGTGTCCTAGTTTGTTCTCCGCGTGTGGAAAGCAGCGTTTCtgcctctgtgctttctctctgaagTCACCACGTTTCAGCCACGAAGCATTTTTCAGAAAAGCACTTGGTACAGAGCTCATCTAATCTTAACGATTCAAAGCGATCTGCATTTAGGTTTTTGTGTCAGATTAGGACAAACTAATATGCTTTAACTACTAGGGCTGAAGAAGCTGTATTTTGGCTGAGTCCCATTTTGTGATCTCTGGTGAAACAAGTCCAGATGGGCcactttttcctttgttgtcgttgtttgtttgtttgtttgctcggTCTTCCCAAGGAAATATATCCATAAATGTTTCTTTCATGCAACTCCTATTTGTAAATTTAGTCTGCACGGAACTGGAACACAAGATAAACTCACCCGGTTTGCAAAGTCTGAGCACCCAGAGTGAGGGTCCAGGGGCGCTGGCCAGGGTGGGAGAATTTTTGCTGAGCTGGAACTGAGAACGTGTGCAGAAATTTTAATCTCATGGTGCAAATCTCAGGCCTGCTTTCTTGCTGGCAGTCTCGGGTGAACAGCTGGAGGACGGAGGCCGTGAGTGTAACAAGCCTGAGTCACCGTGAGCTGCTTCCCGTCAGACGTGGTGAGGAGCAGGTAGCATCAGGAATTCTCCTGGGATCTGGAACTGAAAATAGGTTCTAGAGGAACCCACACAGCTCTTCTCTCTGGGTTATGGCTGGAGTTTCTCAGAACTGGTCCCTCTGTGGAGAGTTTCTCTTCATTTTGACACATGAGCAATGTCTTCGACAAGTTCAGGCCAGAGTTCCCCTGGGGTTTCCTTGTTTTCGGAAGTTCCTTCTCTAGCAGGACCCCAGCACTCGTGGGCACGAGACACCCCACATTCTCACACGTTCCTAACACCCTGTAGCGTTTTTATGGAAAGCTTAACCGGAGATAAAACCCTTGCCTGCAATCTTCCTTACATTGAAGTCTTAAAAATGCTGAGAAGTGTCTCTGGAAATCACACGCCTGTCTAAGCGGGCAAAACCGGTGATTTCAGGTAGACAGTGGGGGCCACTGCCACGCACAatgggaccacgacctgaaccGGGACCGTCCGGGGCGACCGGGGAGCACAGGCCTTGCAGGAGCCTGTTCCTCTGGCTCAGGAGCCCAGACACTTCCTCCCTTTGTCCGTGAAGTCCTGTTATTGGGGCGGCACGCGGGATGAGCCTCAACTTTCTGAGTCCCGGGACGTGAGATGTGTTCCGCTGCTTGATTTTTCACTCCGGGAACTCCATTTGCATGTACATCAGAAGTCACCCACGCTCTGGATGCTTCTCTGGGGTTCCCACTTCTGTCTGACGTAGACCTCAGTCCTGTCCGGATTCACTCCCGAGACCGCGCTTTCCACGCTGTCTCGTTGCTTTTAGGCTTTGCTCCTAAGGCGGTTTTTCTTTTCGTGATTCTTTCTTCAGTTGCCAACTCTGTATACACCTGCTGCTGTCCGGCCGGGTTAACTTCTTCCTGTTACGTCGCTCCTTCTGCTTCCAGAGCTCGCTTCCTGCCTCTTGCTGGGCACACCAGACCGTCCATTTCTCCCGCCCCAGGGCCGTCCTTCCGGATGTGCACTTCTCTGCTTGCGATCTGGCCATTCACATTCTTAAGTCTCGCATTTCCCTCCCTGAGGCTGTTGTGGAGATAGTGGCCTTTGTCGAACTTTGAGACAAGGGTGGGTGGGGGTCTCCTTTCACCAGCTCGAGAGCGGCTGTGTCGGCGGGCCCCTGGGTTGGAGCATGGCCCCTGCTGGACACCTGCTTCTCGGACCTGTaaactgtcttctttctcttctccacctGTTTCTGACCCCATTTAACTTGGGTCCTACCCTAAGCAGCATTTTTCTGGATGGGTCTTTGTCCGCTCAGGAGGGAGTTTGGGGAATATCTGAGACTCGAGCCCACACCAGCTCCAATGGCCGTCCCTGCAGACTATCCATGGACCCTGCCCCTCCTTGCTTCTCCCCCACAAATGAAGCcacagggttagggttagggttagggttagaatcCCCTTGCAAAGGATTCAACAGAGAGCAGGGGCCTCTTTCTGGAGGGGCAGTTGCTTCTTGTTGGTTTTTGTGTCTGGGGCCCCGGGACACGAGAACTCCTCTCCCCCGGCCATCACTGCCCCCAGCTCACCTTAGGGCACATGGTGGTTTAGTGACCCCTCACTTGTGCCCCAGGTTCCGGTGGGTCAAGGCCCTGCTGCCGCTAACACTCCGTGGGAGCCTGCGGTCTGACTGTCGGCGTCCTCTTCACGAAGGCGCTGGACTAGAGCGGTGGCTAGGGAGGGCTGTCCAGTGACTGTTCTAgacctcggggggggggggatgggcagTGGTCCCAGCTGCGgtccctctgccctcatcaccCAAAAGCAGCCCCAGCCACGGACAGTAGACAGCGTGGCTGTCTCCCACTGGACACATTCACAGAGAAGGGAGTGGGCCTGTGCGCCATGATCTGGAGGTCCCTTTCCGTCCACGTGTTTTGTGGCCCTGGGACATGGTGAGGAGGTTCTTCTGGGGTCTTTTCAGCCCCCCTGAGCAGGCCCCATGGGTTCTTCAGGAGAATCAGAGTCAGGGCAACGTTGATGCTGCCCACTCTTCCTGCGTCCTCTCTGCGTGGAGCTGGAGCAAGGAGGAGCGTGTGAGAACGGGGTGCGCAGCGGGTGACCTGGGGCTGAGCATGAATAGAGCCGGCAGGGCACCTGTGGGGCAGACCAGCCGACCAGAGGACAGGGAGGCAGTCGCCTGTGTCCTCCAGGAGCGATGCTGTCACATGCCTTCATGGAGGCAAGGAAGGCGGGGCAGAGACCAGCAAGACACGTCCCTTCTGTGTCCACATGTTCTCACTAAAGAACGGAACACAGCTGTCCCCAGAGGTTCAGGTGTGTCCTGTTTGCAGCCCGCAGGGGGACGGGTGTGGTGGCCTCTCCTTCTGGAGAGTATGGATACCTCCAGTGCAGAACTCAGAACTGGAGGAGACCATTAGGGCCCCGGGGCGAGGCCATAGCTGTGACTTAGATGCAGGACTCAGGCCCACGGGGCTCTGTGCAGACAGGTGGGGAGTGCAGAGGTGAAAGGAGAGAACCAGGGAGGTCAGAAAGCAGGAAGGTAAAGGAATCTGTGCACAGGGTCTGAAAGACAAGGCATCAGAACCCGTGATTGTTCGAGCGGAGCggggttgggggtgtgggggggtgcaGGGTCGCAGGCTGCGTCTGGGGTGAGCCCAGCTGTCGGGGCtccgggtggggggagtgggCCCCCTTGCCATCTCACGGCCCCACAGCCTGGCCCCACGCACCCACGTGCACCTAGCAGGTGCGCACTAGATCTAGACTGAGTGAGGGGCTGACGGGTCTAAACCAGAAGGAGGGGCAGACATGCCCACAGGAGTCCTGCCTCAGCAACAACCTTCACCCCATTTCCTTAGATGGGAAACAGTCTGTTTCTGGCCTTTGGAAGCATCTCAGTAAATATCAAGGCAGACTCACAGTTGTGGAGCGAACCAGGGACATGTCCTGGGGTCGGGGGGACGCAGGCTTGGGCTGCAGCGTCCCCGTCAGTCAGCAGGTGGTGGCCTGGGCGACCTTCTCCAGCATGCCCTCCTGCTGCGTGGTCTCGTAAGAGGTTCCTGGCACCCGCTGCCTGGGGTGTGAGAAGCGGGCCCGGGTGAGCGCGTGGTCATGACCCTGGGCCGCCCTCCTGTCTCTGCAGTGCTGTCGGGGACTTCCAGGTGGATGACAAGACCAAAGCTCTCGTCAAGTACACGGGGGAGGTGACTTGGATCCCACCCGCCATCTTCAAGAGCTCGTGCAGAATCGACGTGACCTACTTCCCGTTCGACTACCAGAACTGCACCATGAAGTTTGGCTCCTGGTCCTATGACAAGGCCAAGATCGACCTGGTCCTCATCGGCTCCTCCATGAACCTCAAGGACTACTGGGAGAGCGGCGAGTGGGCCATCGTGCAGGCCCCCGGCTACAAGCACGACATCAAGTACAACTGCTGCGAGGAGATCTACCCCGACGTCACGTACTCACTCTACATCCGCCGCCTGCCGCTCTTCTACACCGTCAACCTCATCGCGCCCTGCCTGCTCCTCTCCTGCCTCACCGTGCTGGTCTTCTACCTGCCGTCCGACTGCGGCGAGAAGGTCACGCTCTGCATCTCCGTGCTGCTCTCCCTGACCGTGTTTCTCCTGGTCATCACCGAGACCATCCCGTCCACCTCGCTGGTCATCCCGCTCATCGGCGAGTACCTGCTGTTCACCATGATCTTCGTCACACTGTCCATCGTCATCACCGTCTTCGTGCTCAACGTGCACTACCGAACGCCCACCACGCACACCATGCCCGCCTGGGTGAAGACCGTCTTCCTGCACCTGCTCCCCAAGGTCATGTTCATGACCAGGCCGGCAGGCAGCGAGGGCCCCGGCCAGAAGCCGAGGCCAGCCTGCAACGCCGAGCTCTCCAATCTCAACTGCTTCAGCCGCGTGGAGCCCAGAGGCGGCAAGGAAGGCTGTCCCTGCCAGGA contains these protein-coding regions:
- the CHRNA3 gene encoding neuronal acetylcholine receptor subunit alpha-3 isoform X1; amino-acid sequence: MGAHPRRAGVAGLPLLLLLLLLLPLLVLPPVAVASEAEHRLFERLFEDYNEIIRPVANVSDPVIIQFEVSMSQLVKVDEVNQIMETNLWLKQIWNDYKLKWNPSDYDGAEFMRVPAQKIWKPDIVLYNNAVGDFQVDDKTKALVKYTGEVTWIPPAIFKSSCRIDVTYFPFDYQNCTMKFGSWSYDKAKIDLVLIGSSMNLKDYWESGEWAIVQAPGYKHDIKYNCCEEIYPDVTYSLYIRRLPLFYTVNLIAPCLLLSCLTVLVFYLPSDCGEKVTLCISVLLSLTVFLLVITETIPSTSLVIPLIGEYLLFTMIFVTLSIVITVFVLNVHYRTPTTHTMPAWVKTVFLHLLPKVMFMTRPAGSEGPGQKPRPACNAELSNLNCFSRVEPRGGKEGCPCQDGTCGQCHHRRIKISNFSANLPRSSSSESMHAVLALSTLSPEIREAVQSVRYIAENMKAQNEAKEMELRGTCPSIADLFHSTKRVGGLPPTSPALPVPCQLPAGSSGLGCWRKGTAYSHVRLPADMRTRGPCGAPQGGIFNFLGGHREVPQAFHQGRPRTRWRLRVPMAACPSPRCV
- the CHRNA3 gene encoding neuronal acetylcholine receptor subunit alpha-3 isoform X2, which codes for MGAHPRRAGVAGLPLLLLLLLLLPLLVLPPVAVASEAEHRLFERLFEDYNEIIRPVANVSDPVIIQFEVSMSQLVKVDEVNQIMETNLWLKQIWNDYKLKWNPSDYDGAEFMRVPAQKIWKPDIVLYNNAVGDFQVDDKTKALVKYTGEVTWIPPAIFKSSCRIDVTYFPFDYQNCTMKFGSWSYDKAKIDLVLIGSSMNLKDYWESGEWAIVQAPGYKHDIKYNCCEEIYPDVTYSLYIRRLPLFYTVNLIAPCLLLSCLTVLVFYLPSDCGEKVTLCISVLLSLTVFLLVITETIPSTSLVIPLIGEYLLFTMIFVTLSIVITVFVLNVHYRTPTTHTMPAWVKTVFLHLLPKVMFMTRPAGSEGPGQKPRPACNAELSNLNCFSRVEPRGGKEGCPCQDGTCGQCHHRRIKISNFSANLPRSSSSESMHAVLALSTLSPEIREAVQSVRYIAENMKAQNEAKEIQDDWKYVAMVIDRIFLWVFILVCILGTAGLFLQPLLARDEA